The following coding sequences lie in one Pseudomonadota bacterium genomic window:
- the hflX gene encoding GTPase HflX, producing MSKELSGNTKGLGQAELRAVQKLFQRSVESTEIISLDLAREMCELAERLRRRIGILIDRQGHIVEVILGTKDILFLPDLGRYRLGRGRLRTLRLVFTDLSNNQEQAVIPYDIYTDLERLRFDAVVSIRSAPNRTSLSYAYLIPDNKSEGATTMTEEIKDLSSFDLNFRELIESVERSLADEVVQLDIGDQIGAVVVGVYDKADDPDTSIMEIKELARTAGVKIVDTVIQKRRADPKTYIGSGKLQELVIRCIRLGADMLIFDAELKPSQWRAITNSTELKVIDRSMLILDIFGQRAASSDGRLQVELAQLKYNLPRLVEKDGGLSRLSGGIGGRGPGETKLEIGRRRIRDRITELERRLDKVRESRELRRGRRRESQLSLVSIVGYTNVGKSTLFNLLTNSTVTVENKLFATLDPSQRRFFIPASDPMGAGGVGRTAILSDTVGFIRSLPQELETAFRATLEELYEATLLVHVVDAADPDAIGKYRAVRRILEQMNLGLAPELVVLNKVDRATEESLTPLINELQGIAISAANKIGIAELLKAIDERVPRVQPYASYSADATGVE from the coding sequence ATGTCTAAAGAGTTATCAGGAAATACGAAGGGGTTGGGGCAGGCAGAGTTACGAGCTGTGCAGAAGCTCTTCCAGCGCTCGGTTGAGTCAACCGAGATTATATCGCTAGATCTTGCACGCGAGATGTGTGAGCTTGCAGAGCGGCTACGTCGTCGTATCGGTATCCTAATCGACCGTCAGGGGCATATCGTAGAGGTCATTCTTGGGACTAAGGATATCCTCTTCCTGCCCGACCTTGGTCGTTACCGCTTGGGACGTGGGCGTCTAAGAACTCTACGACTTGTTTTCACCGACCTCTCCAATAATCAGGAACAGGCAGTTATTCCGTACGATATCTATACCGACCTGGAGCGGCTACGTTTCGATGCGGTAGTTAGTATTCGCTCTGCTCCAAATCGCACATCGCTCTCGTATGCCTACCTTATTCCAGATAATAAGAGTGAGGGTGCAACAACGATGACTGAGGAGATTAAGGACCTCAGCTCCTTCGATCTTAATTTCCGTGAATTGATTGAATCTGTCGAGCGCAGCCTTGCAGACGAGGTTGTGCAGCTCGATATTGGAGATCAGATCGGAGCAGTTGTTGTTGGGGTATATGACAAGGCAGATGATCCCGATACCTCCATAATGGAGATTAAAGAGCTTGCTCGTACGGCGGGTGTTAAGATCGTTGATACGGTTATTCAGAAGCGCAGAGCTGATCCAAAAACATATATAGGTAGCGGCAAGCTGCAGGAGCTGGTTATCCGGTGTATCAGGCTTGGCGCAGATATGTTGATCTTTGACGCTGAATTAAAGCCCTCACAGTGGCGAGCGATCACAAATTCCACCGAATTAAAGGTGATTGATCGTAGTATGCTGATCCTCGATATCTTTGGGCAGCGTGCCGCAAGTAGTGATGGTCGCCTACAGGTTGAACTTGCGCAGCTTAAGTATAACCTGCCGAGGCTTGTGGAGAAAGACGGTGGACTCTCTCGACTCTCAGGGGGAATCGGAGGTCGTGGACCCGGAGAGACGAAGCTTGAGATCGGGCGTCGTCGTATTCGGGATAGAATTACAGAGCTTGAGCGACGACTAGATAAGGTGCGTGAATCGCGAGAACTTAGGCGCGGTCGTAGGCGCGAGAGTCAGCTTTCGCTGGTATCGATAGTTGGATACACCAACGTCGGAAAATCTACGCTCTTCAACCTTCTTACAAACAGCACCGTTACCGTTGAGAATAAGCTCTTCGCCACCCTTGATCCGAGCCAGAGACGGTTCTTTATTCCAGCGAGCGATCCTATGGGGGCAGGAGGTGTTGGACGAACGGCGATCTTAAGCGATACGGTGGGATTTATTCGAAGCCTGCCGCAGGAGCTAGAGACCGCTTTCAGAGCAACCCTTGAGGAGCTATATGAAGCGACCCTCTTGGTACATGTTGTTGATGCAGCGGACCCCGATGCAATTGGTAAGTACCGTGCTGTGCGCCGAATCCTTGAGCAGATGAACCTCGGACTAGCACCGGAGTTGGTGGTACTAAACAAGGTCGACCGAGCTACGGAGGAGAGCCTGACCCCACTTATCAACGAGCTACAAGGTATTGCGATCTCTGCTGCTAATAAGATCGGGATCGCAGAGCTACTTAAGGCGATAGATGAACGTGTCCCTAGAGTTCAGCCATATGCAAGCTACAGTGCGGATGCTACTGGAGTTGAATAG
- a CDS encoding oligoendopeptidase F family protein, giving the protein MMTPSTASDTRYQWNLTTIFPDYRNWHAELTSIRVQAQSLAEFQGTLLQSPQTLADFLARLESIRTQLGRVYTYAHLTHSLDMRNDESNSMMQLVRGLTTQVDGLLAFYRPEILSFTWNELDRLITEHPALERYRFLLSKIERARPHTLSSQEEAIASQLSTLAHAPESIRDAVHDGDMRFRPIRIADENIELTHGTIDEYLQHPTREVRRTAYQSYTDGYMANSGALGSTLTWEATSGAICAKIHHHRSTFQQRLFFDDLSPAVYHAVIRSCREYYPLFQRYFRARAAVLKINKTAAYDIFAPLSQTPPSIPYDDAVALVLESLSPLGEEYISVARRGLLEEHWADVYPRPGKYSNAFSSGCYGTRPFFLLNYAPTMPEVGTLAHELGHSMHSFFTHRAQPSVYSQYAMTVAETASNLNQVLLRAHTLKHADRETSLAVLDEAFFFVHRYLFMMPTISRVEHTLHTLYARSRTLSTADIRKATVTAFSAAYGNSVEYEPERLGMMWAQFCHLYRPYYMFQYAIGISAAMAIGHRLLSDTPGARERYIEFLSLGASRPPIEIFKVVGVDITDPQTYREAFKVVAGYVEKLEWFAANDR; this is encoded by the coding sequence ATGATGACACCCAGTACAGCTTCGGATACTCGCTACCAGTGGAATCTGACTACGATATTCCCAGACTACCGAAACTGGCACGCTGAGTTGACCAGTATTAGGGTGCAGGCTCAATCTCTCGCTGAATTCCAAGGAACCCTCCTCCAATCACCCCAAACACTAGCTGATTTCCTCGCAAGGTTAGAGTCGATCAGGACTCAACTTGGTAGGGTCTATACATATGCGCACCTGACTCACTCCTTAGACATGCGCAACGATGAATCGAATTCTATGATGCAGCTCGTTCGAGGTCTTACGACGCAGGTTGACGGACTCCTAGCCTTCTACAGGCCTGAGATCCTCTCATTTACATGGAACGAGCTTGACCGGCTGATCACTGAACACCCAGCGCTAGAGCGCTACAGATTTCTCCTCTCAAAGATAGAAAGAGCCCGTCCACATACTCTGTCTTCTCAAGAGGAAGCTATTGCAAGCCAGTTGAGTACGCTTGCTCATGCCCCGGAGAGTATTAGAGATGCCGTGCACGATGGCGACATGCGTTTTAGACCGATACGGATCGCCGATGAAAATATTGAGCTGACGCATGGAACAATCGATGAGTATCTTCAGCATCCCACGCGCGAGGTTCGGCGCACAGCGTACCAAAGCTATACGGATGGCTACATGGCGAACAGCGGTGCCCTCGGCTCAACCCTCACATGGGAGGCGACCTCAGGAGCAATCTGCGCAAAAATTCACCATCATCGCTCGACCTTTCAACAACGGCTCTTTTTTGACGATCTAAGCCCCGCTGTATACCACGCTGTAATACGCAGTTGCCGCGAGTACTATCCTCTTTTCCAACGGTATTTTCGGGCTCGGGCCGCTGTATTAAAAATTAACAAGACGGCTGCCTACGACATCTTCGCCCCACTATCTCAGACACCGCCCTCTATACCATACGATGATGCTGTAGCGTTGGTGCTTGAATCGCTATCTCCGCTCGGCGAGGAGTACATATCCGTAGCGCGCCGAGGTCTCTTGGAGGAGCATTGGGCGGATGTATATCCGAGGCCTGGCAAATATAGCAATGCATTCTCCTCCGGCTGCTACGGCACTCGGCCTTTTTTCCTCCTCAATTATGCACCGACGATGCCAGAGGTGGGAACCCTTGCACACGAACTCGGGCATTCCATGCACTCTTTTTTTACACACCGCGCGCAACCTAGTGTGTACTCTCAGTATGCAATGACCGTTGCGGAAACCGCTTCGAACCTCAATCAGGTTCTCCTGCGTGCGCACACCCTCAAGCATGCCGACAGGGAAACTTCGCTAGCTGTTCTCGATGAAGCTTTCTTCTTTGTGCATCGCTACCTCTTTATGATGCCGACCATTTCTAGAGTTGAACATACTCTGCACACCCTATACGCCCGAAGTCGCACACTTAGCACCGCTGACATTCGCAAGGCTACAGTTACGGCTTTCTCTGCAGCCTACGGCAACTCAGTCGAATATGAACCGGAGCGGCTGGGAATGATGTGGGCGCAGTTCTGTCACCTCTATCGACCCTATTATATGTTTCAATACGCCATAGGAATCAGCGCAGCCATGGCTATCGGGCATCGATTACTTAGCGACACTCCGGGAGCCCGTGAGCGTTATATTGAGTTCCTCTCCCTCGGCGCCTCTCGTCCTCCAATTGAGATCTTTAAGGTAGTCGGAGTTGATATCACTGATCCTCAAACCTATCGTGAAGCGTTTAAGGTCGTAGCCGGGTATGTAGAGAAACTAGAGTGGTTTGCAGCAAACGATCGCTAG
- a CDS encoding MBL fold metallo-hydrolase produces MKFTLLGSGTSTGVPMPGCRCKVCTSKHPRNYRDRTAALIELDSGYSILIDAGPDLRHQCIIHGVSRIDAVLYTHGHADHILGTDDLRTFNFLSNKRIDCYGTHETLSNLKRSFGYIFDPSPSYLGGMLPQLDLREFSYDQPLQIEEATFIPFALPHGDVTVTGFRLGELGYATDFKGLPESAAQILTGVKYLFVDGIRYETHSTHNSIDEAIEIAQRVKAARSFLIHTTHSIDYETVNAQLPKGIELGYDGLTIICKLCEE; encoded by the coding sequence ATGAAATTCACCCTTCTAGGTTCTGGCACATCAACGGGCGTTCCCATGCCGGGGTGCCGCTGTAAGGTCTGCACCTCAAAACACCCCAGGAACTACCGTGACCGCACGGCAGCCCTAATAGAGCTAGATTCCGGATACTCGATCCTAATTGATGCCGGCCCCGACCTGCGCCACCAGTGCATAATTCACGGAGTTTCCCGTATCGATGCGGTACTTTATACCCACGGTCACGCCGATCACATCTTGGGCACGGACGATCTTCGTACATTTAATTTTCTCTCAAATAAGAGGATCGATTGCTACGGCACCCACGAGACATTAAGCAACCTAAAGCGTTCCTTCGGATACATCTTTGATCCCTCGCCCTCATACCTAGGCGGTATGTTACCGCAGCTTGATCTGAGGGAGTTCTCATACGATCAACCACTGCAGATTGAAGAGGCAACCTTTATTCCATTCGCCCTACCCCATGGTGACGTAACCGTGACAGGCTTTCGACTGGGCGAGCTTGGCTACGCTACCGACTTTAAGGGGCTTCCGGAAAGCGCTGCGCAGATCCTTACTGGGGTAAAATATCTCTTCGTTGATGGTATTCGCTACGAAACTCACAGCACTCATAACTCGATCGACGAGGCTATTGAGATTGCACAACGCGTCAAAGCTGCGCGCTCATTTCTAATTCACACTACGCACTCCATCGACTATGAAACGGTCAACGCACAGCTGCCTAAAGGAATTGAGCTTGGCTACGATGGGCTTACTATAATTTGCAAGCTGTGTGAGGAATAG
- a CDS encoding DUF1844 domain-containing protein — translation MSHNDEAEDKKTVNVVDRRRFDAAGDSRSEETSATAGSTKPDPDFKLAPDFKLEGGEVPEEVAFSSFVMSLATQVLVQIGEMPAPGGMEIPIDMVAARQTIDIIAMLQKRTRGNLSTEEARFLEEVLHSLRMSFVARSKKH, via the coding sequence ATGTCTCATAACGACGAAGCTGAAGATAAAAAGACCGTAAATGTAGTCGACCGCCGCCGCTTTGACGCCGCAGGGGACTCCCGCTCTGAAGAGACTAGCGCTACTGCTGGTAGCACGAAACCAGACCCTGATTTTAAGCTAGCCCCCGATTTTAAGCTAGAGGGTGGCGAGGTGCCAGAGGAGGTCGCTTTCTCCTCCTTTGTAATGTCGCTTGCAACGCAGGTGCTCGTTCAGATCGGTGAGATGCCGGCCCCCGGCGGCATGGAGATACCAATTGACATGGTCGCAGCGCGCCAGACCATTGATATTATAGCGATGCTTCAAAAGCGTACACGGGGCAATCTTTCAACGGAGGAGGCGCGCTTTTTGGAGGAGGTTTTGCACTCCCTACGCATGTCCTTTGTTGCACGCAGCAAGAAGCACTAA
- a CDS encoding sigma-70 family RNA polymerase sigma factor produces MQAKKKTDLDLIKDFSNGCQLGFEELLSRYSSKVFSLASRLTRNPEDAEEVLQDVFVTVHRKISSFEGKSSFSSWLYRVTVNSAFMKLRKRRQDPATSLEEIEQHAYPIAALKSPESSYVDSQTIRNEMLEALEGAIRKLPDDYRPVFVLRDVDGLTSREVGQILNLTVPAVKSRLHRSRLMLRRRLNRFFDESRSNPQRDPLDLVASSGK; encoded by the coding sequence ATGCAAGCAAAAAAGAAAACAGATCTCGACCTAATTAAGGATTTCAGTAACGGCTGTCAGCTTGGATTTGAGGAGTTGCTCTCTCGTTACAGTAGTAAGGTCTTTAGCCTGGCATCGAGACTGACCCGAAACCCAGAGGACGCCGAGGAGGTGTTGCAGGACGTGTTCGTGACGGTTCATCGCAAGATCTCTAGTTTTGAAGGGAAGTCATCCTTTTCAAGTTGGTTGTACCGTGTGACGGTTAATTCAGCGTTTATGAAGTTACGTAAGAGACGCCAGGACCCGGCTACCTCCCTTGAAGAGATCGAACAGCATGCCTATCCGATTGCAGCGCTCAAGAGCCCAGAAAGTAGCTACGTGGATTCCCAAACCATTCGTAACGAGATGTTAGAGGCGCTTGAGGGCGCAATTCGCAAACTGCCAGATGATTACCGACCTGTATTTGTGCTGCGTGATGTTGATGGGCTTACCAGTCGGGAGGTAGGTCAGATCCTTAACCTTACGGTGCCGGCGGTTAAATCAAGGCTGCACCGTTCGCGCCTAATGCTACGCAGGCGCTTAAATCGGTTCTTTGATGAGTCCCGTTCAAATCCCCAGCGAGATCCGCTAGATCTCGTGGCTAGCTCCGGCAAATAG
- a CDS encoding c-type cytochrome — protein sequence MLIRYLIISGVVLGLGALIACGSVSTTPPPLPATAELARHGQRIVEGLGACGHCHNVSGEPTAPLAGGRLLQDKFGPVSSPNITLAASGIGSWSEGDLLHLFRAYRRPNGEMIAPAFHSGIEWISDNDVGAITTYIRSLPAVDNLVEHRELSFIDRNTTGFFDSMAEVRGLVPQIPRNFKVEYGQYLVDQVARCGSCHSLPEGIVTSERYMAGGQEIFFDGASKIAPDITSSSESGLGEWSADEMKNFLMTGRTRDGRQVDSRFCPVRFYRRATPEEIDAVVTYLRTVPSISD from the coding sequence ATGCTTATTCGTTATCTAATTATCAGTGGAGTGGTACTGGGGCTTGGGGCGCTAATCGCCTGTGGCTCCGTCTCAACTACTCCGCCTCCACTACCCGCAACAGCGGAGCTTGCACGCCACGGCCAACGGATAGTAGAGGGTCTTGGAGCGTGTGGGCACTGCCATAACGTGAGCGGAGAGCCAACCGCGCCACTGGCAGGGGGTCGGCTTCTACAGGATAAATTTGGGCCAGTCAGCTCTCCAAATATTACCCTTGCGGCGAGTGGGATCGGCTCGTGGAGCGAGGGCGATCTGCTGCACCTGTTTCGCGCCTATCGGCGACCAAATGGAGAGATGATCGCTCCGGCATTTCATTCCGGAATAGAGTGGATCTCTGATAACGATGTGGGCGCCATTACGACCTATATTAGATCTCTCCCCGCAGTGGATAATCTGGTTGAACACCGCGAGCTATCGTTTATCGATCGAAATACAACGGGTTTTTTTGACTCTATGGCCGAGGTGCGGGGGTTGGTGCCTCAGATACCGCGCAATTTTAAGGTGGAGTACGGACAGTACCTAGTCGATCAGGTGGCGCGATGCGGAAGTTGCCATTCCCTGCCGGAGGGGATCGTAACATCGGAGCGCTATATGGCCGGTGGGCAGGAGATCTTCTTTGATGGAGCGTCAAAGATTGCGCCTGATATTACATCATCTAGCGAATCTGGGCTTGGCGAATGGAGTGCAGATGAGATGAAGAACTTCCTAATGACGGGACGAACTAGAGATGGTCGTCAGGTTGATAGCAGATTCTGTCCGGTACGTTTTTATCGCCGTGCAACACCAGAGGAGATCGATGCGGTTGTTACATATCTTCGTACGGTTCCTTCAATTAGCGATTAA
- the tsaD gene encoding tRNA (adenosine(37)-N6)-threonylcarbamoyltransferase complex transferase subunit TsaD — MIILGIESSCDETGVAVLDVAPSGVATIRAEVLASQVTLHERYGGVVPELASREHMRSLPLLLDEVLAQCGMSLDDIEGIGVTCGPGLKGCLLIGVTFAQGLALSRALPLFPVNHIEGHILSGELHAADLKPPYVVLVVSGGHTEIVLVEGLGRYTCLCRTRDDAAGEAFDKSANLLDMKYPGGARLAACADQFTGRSTRFKLPRVAREMEDFSFSGLKTSVSRLIKQHKLEIEGDPALLPELCWAIQDAIVDPLVVKTVREVSKRGIPLVVCGGVSANSELRRRVKERCKEVHLPPLQHCVDNGAMIGYVAGRYLNAGVACPSLDIYSRWPVESLAQLYWSDV, encoded by the coding sequence ATGATAATTTTAGGAATAGAATCAAGTTGTGATGAAACCGGCGTTGCTGTCTTGGATGTAGCTCCAAGTGGCGTAGCAACGATCCGTGCTGAGGTGCTCGCCTCGCAGGTAACGCTGCATGAGCGCTACGGTGGGGTGGTTCCGGAGCTCGCCTCGCGTGAGCATATGCGCAGTCTACCGCTTCTGCTAGATGAGGTGCTCGCACAGTGCGGCATGAGCCTTGACGATATCGAGGGTATCGGGGTGACCTGTGGCCCCGGGCTCAAAGGGTGCCTTTTAATCGGCGTGACATTTGCGCAAGGATTAGCGCTTTCGCGCGCGTTACCCCTCTTTCCGGTTAACCATATAGAGGGGCATATCCTCTCTGGAGAGCTGCATGCAGCAGATCTAAAACCACCCTATGTGGTCCTGGTAGTCTCTGGGGGGCATACAGAGATAGTGCTGGTTGAGGGGCTAGGGAGATATACATGCCTGTGTAGAACTAGGGATGATGCTGCCGGTGAGGCCTTTGATAAGTCAGCTAATCTGCTTGATATGAAATATCCCGGTGGTGCGCGATTGGCAGCATGTGCGGATCAGTTTACGGGGCGTTCCACACGCTTTAAGTTGCCTCGTGTGGCGCGTGAGATGGAGGATTTCAGCTTCTCCGGTCTTAAGACCTCGGTGTCGCGCCTTATCAAGCAGCACAAGCTTGAGATTGAGGGTGACCCAGCGTTGCTGCCTGAGCTGTGCTGGGCTATTCAGGACGCCATCGTTGATCCCCTCGTTGTAAAAACGGTGCGTGAGGTTTCAAAGCGGGGCATTCCGTTAGTTGTTTGCGGGGGTGTTTCAGCCAATAGCGAGTTAAGGCGCAGAGTTAAAGAACGGTGCAAGGAGGTGCATCTTCCACCACTGCAGCACTGTGTTGATAATGGAGCTATGATCGGCTACGTGGCTGGGCGTTATCTAAATGCTGGTGTAGCGTGTCCGTCGCTTGATATTTATAGCCGTTGGCCAGTTGAATCATTAGCGCAGCTGTATTGGAGTGATGTATGA
- the rsmA gene encoding 16S rRNA (adenine(1518)-N(6)/adenine(1519)-N(6))-dimethyltransferase RsmA: MRSERPPRRQKDTLKDLNVRPSKGRGQNFLIRPEITESIVNFGSPPAGKHVVEIGPGTGAMTSYLAKLATERLTLIEIEPNFCEHLKSAYPEAEILNQDVRQADLSQIGSELYVFGNIPYVFSSEIIFHLIEHRASVKQAVLMLQKEFAERLAASPGGRDYGSISIAVQLYADVELGPIVPGDSFHPPTKVESQVMKLTFLSQPRIVIDDLKHFEWVVRAAFSQRRKKLINSLMSRGKWSKEVIMVALEQAEISPGIRAEQLAIGQFAALAEALPL, from the coding sequence ATGAGGAGCGAACGACCCCCACGACGCCAGAAGGATACCCTTAAGGATCTTAACGTGCGGCCCTCTAAGGGGCGTGGCCAGAACTTTTTAATTCGCCCCGAGATAACTGAGTCGATCGTTAATTTTGGCAGCCCTCCTGCCGGTAAGCATGTAGTTGAGATCGGCCCCGGTACCGGAGCGATGACGAGCTACCTTGCCAAGCTAGCAACTGAGCGGCTTACCCTAATTGAGATCGAACCGAATTTCTGTGAGCATCTTAAGAGCGCCTATCCAGAGGCCGAGATTCTCAATCAAGATGTGCGCCAAGCGGATCTCTCACAGATCGGTAGTGAGCTCTATGTCTTTGGGAATATACCGTACGTTTTCTCCTCAGAGATAATATTTCATCTGATTGAACACCGTGCTTCGGTCAAGCAGGCCGTATTGATGCTACAAAAGGAGTTCGCTGAGCGATTAGCGGCATCTCCAGGCGGAAGGGATTATGGCAGCATCTCAATCGCAGTTCAGTTGTATGCGGATGTTGAGCTCGGGCCGATAGTTCCAGGGGACTCATTTCACCCACCTACAAAGGTTGAGTCACAGGTAATGAAGCTGACATTTTTGTCGCAGCCTCGTATCGTGATTGATGACCTAAAGCACTTTGAGTGGGTCGTAAGAGCTGCGTTCTCTCAACGCAGAAAGAAGTTAATTAATAGTCTTATGTCGCGCGGTAAGTGGAGCAAAGAGGTAATCATGGTGGCTCTGGAGCAGGCAGAGATCTCACCTGGTATACGCGCAGAGCAGCTTGCGATTGGGCAGTTTGCAGCGCTGGCTGAAGCTTTGCCGCTTTAA
- a CDS encoding serine hydrolase yields MVADLEAVKTFMGETLYGADGMRVYLKGRQIGSYSAQEYESPVDIASCTKSIAAIAIFKAVELELVALDDKISERLPDYNHIQKIPYNQITIRHLLTHTSGYPGNAYFCPADKESGTLGDDQFFPGLPGNLDLNRRASSHDLKDLVGNSYDYSNPGVQVLSAVLESALAKSNFKSVDEFVREQIFKPLGMNSSALSKKGEVTMLYGGMQSTSADLAKLGLWVIDALGGKSAVLTSESVTSMLSKPTIPELTWTKPLGHLWWNYKDLGGHAASGDRENFVFVVPEDELVISRTKGPDGEYSELPFENFKKSLITLKDALKV; encoded by the coding sequence ATGGTGGCGGATCTCGAAGCCGTTAAAACGTTCATGGGAGAAACCCTTTATGGGGCCGATGGAATGCGCGTCTACCTTAAGGGGAGACAGATAGGTAGCTACTCGGCGCAGGAGTACGAGAGTCCAGTTGACATTGCGTCGTGCACCAAATCGATAGCTGCCATCGCTATCTTCAAAGCCGTTGAGCTAGAGCTCGTGGCCCTCGACGACAAAATTTCCGAGCGTCTTCCAGACTACAACCATATCCAGAAAATACCATACAATCAGATAACGATACGACACCTCCTTACCCATACATCGGGGTATCCAGGAAATGCTTATTTTTGCCCCGCCGACAAGGAATCGGGGACGCTGGGAGATGATCAATTTTTTCCTGGACTACCGGGGAATCTCGACCTAAATCGAAGAGCAAGTAGTCACGACCTTAAAGATCTAGTTGGAAACAGCTATGACTACAGCAATCCGGGTGTCCAGGTGCTCTCGGCCGTGCTCGAATCTGCGTTAGCGAAATCGAATTTTAAGTCGGTGGACGAGTTCGTGCGCGAACAGATCTTCAAACCACTTGGAATGAACAGCAGCGCCTTAAGCAAAAAAGGCGAAGTCACGATGCTCTACGGAGGTATGCAATCCACATCGGCCGACCTCGCGAAACTCGGACTGTGGGTGATAGATGCTCTGGGAGGCAAATCCGCGGTTCTTACGAGCGAATCAGTAACGTCGATGCTCTCAAAGCCAACCATCCCAGAGTTGACGTGGACGAAGCCACTCGGACATCTGTGGTGGAACTATAAGGACCTGGGAGGCCATGCCGCCAGCGGAGATAGAGAGAACTTCGTGTTCGTCGTACCCGAAGATGAGCTCGTCATTAGTAGAACCAAGGGTCCAGATGGCGAGTACTCGGAGCTTCCATTCGAAAATTTCAAGAAGTCCCTGATAACCCTGAAAGATGCTCTTAAAGTTTAA
- a CDS encoding transposase, with the protein MITSRVQQGLPFTCTPLMELLLWSALTVAYNHHPIRIIAFVVMGNHIHLIALVEDPVQVESFMERFKCETAHAVNRLLGRRQVTVWCEGYDSPTILTLEDLLEKLAYLYTNPVKACRTDSIQHYYGVSSWGMFSTGQSTRNAKRIRRTFIDPMPLGRLTLAQHELFAATVEEQATESLAFVLDPYAWMKAFPSHMTADDFDAKIMKRIKEVEADLERSRRRFRISLPSQTEVLNQPMDIAYAPKKFGKRMWCICSNIPLRVAFIHFIKDLRARAKEVKHRWLNGGWMEPFPPGLFPPCLPTLANIIPSYIQRCLAAV; encoded by the coding sequence ATGATTACCTCTCGTGTTCAACAGGGGCTCCCCTTTACCTGCACCCCTCTTATGGAGCTACTCCTATGGAGCGCTTTAACTGTGGCATACAACCACCACCCCATCCGAATCATCGCATTCGTGGTTATGGGTAATCACATACACCTGATCGCGCTAGTTGAAGATCCCGTGCAAGTTGAAAGCTTTATGGAGCGTTTTAAGTGTGAGACCGCACATGCCGTGAATAGACTCCTTGGAAGGCGTCAGGTAACCGTGTGGTGCGAAGGCTATGACTCCCCTACTATCCTTACCCTTGAGGACCTGCTCGAAAAGCTCGCCTACCTCTACACAAACCCTGTAAAGGCATGTCGCACCGATTCTATTCAGCATTACTACGGGGTCTCAAGCTGGGGCATGTTCTCAACCGGGCAGAGCACCCGTAACGCCAAACGAATCAGGCGTACATTTATCGACCCCATGCCGCTCGGGCGCTTAACTCTAGCTCAACACGAGCTGTTCGCTGCGACCGTTGAGGAGCAGGCAACTGAATCTCTAGCCTTTGTACTAGACCCTTATGCCTGGATGAAAGCTTTCCCATCACATATGACGGCGGATGATTTCGATGCAAAGATAATGAAGAGGATCAAAGAGGTTGAGGCTGATTTGGAGAGATCTAGGCGCCGTTTTCGTATCTCTCTACCATCACAAACAGAGGTATTAAACCAACCAATGGACATAGCCTATGCCCCCAAGAAGTTCGGCAAACGGATGTGGTGTATCTGCAGTAATATTCCACTTAGAGTAGCTTTTATTCACTTCATCAAAGATTTACGCGCAAGGGCAAAAGAGGTTAAGCACAGGTGGCTTAACGGAGGCTGGATGGAGCCCTTTCCACCCGGACTTTTTCCTCCGTGTCTTCCCACTCTAGCGAATATTATACCTAGCTACATACAGCGCTGTCTTGCGGCTGTTTAA